A genomic segment from Thermofilaceae archaeon encodes:
- a CDS encoding EamA family transporter — MKAGFLLALVSAALGLLGQIAWRYAVPRGMSLDAASLLKLLLDWRVIAGFALYALSTLAWLAALSRGELSELYPVISLNYALALIVGWLLFGESVTLAKVLGVALILMGVASIALS, encoded by the coding sequence GTGAAGGCGGGTTTCCTCCTGGCTTTAGTGTCAGCTGCTCTCGGCTTGCTGGGCCAGATCGCTTGGCGGTACGCTGTTCCGCGCGGCATGAGCCTTGATGCGGCGTCGCTCCTCAAGCTGCTTTTGGACTGGAGGGTGATCGCGGGGTTCGCGCTGTACGCCCTATCGACTCTCGCTTGGCTGGCAGCGCTCAGCCGCGGCGAGCTGAGCGAGCTCTACCCGGTCATCAGCTTGAACTACGCTCTAGCCCTAATCGTTGGTTGGCTCCTCTTCGGGGAGAGCGTTACTCTGGCGAAGGTTCTGGGTGTCGCGCTGATCCTGATGGGCGTGGCTTCGATAGCGTTAAGCTAA